In Macadamia integrifolia cultivar HAES 741 chromosome 5, SCU_Mint_v3, whole genome shotgun sequence, a single window of DNA contains:
- the LOC122079355 gene encoding nuclear exosome regulator NRDE2 has translation MEEAGETGEMNAREAEEEPKPSLFPLFPLSDSSLQSTSKVPQWLYNPSFTTDLSVVQESLASRDNITSQEREEGEDDEEIPQAKPPPYDLLKSSASDEDRDTESRRERRGEKNKKKKRKRRRSREQADDDYSSRKSAVHAWAGSDTKPAKDYYFDSRGDRDNLAFGSLYRMDVARYKLHNSSRLSESHTKVWNRWKNWDLLVDGDEDIDALDGKLRSGGRYWSTKFSALERHREFKRVRIFALDKSLMVPGEFIPLDETSSESADGRSPSKMEVIEESWDDEVLRKTKEFNKISRECPHDERVWLAFAEFQDKIASRQPQKAARLQTLEKKISILEKATELNPDNEELLLCLLKGYQRRDSAEVLIERWQKILMQHSGSCKLWKGFLHVMGSDFSRFKVSDMRRMYANAIQALSTTCAKLCRQVHQTVKPLSVDSSVVQLEQGLVDIFVSLCRFEWQAGYQELATALFQAEIECSLFCPSLLLTEQSKQRLSEHFWNSEGARLGEEGALGWSTWLEKEEENRQKIIAEESAQENEGGGWTGWSEPLSRNNVTSKDSDDFVEDAVGVNDAGEEFETEDVKLEDDIEDLLKKLGIDVETGVEGEVKDTATWTRWSEEELSRDSEQWMPVREKYGASRTNDALDREGDEQLLRVILFEDVSEFLFSLSSEEARFSLICQFIDFYGGKISSWTSTNSSSWIENNISLEALPDSILEDLRKIHEVVNRSDGSSSNFNLEFLLGSSTDVSRRTSMMKFLRNAILLCLTAFPRNHIMEEAALAAEELFMTRMNSCICTVTPSRALARTLLKNDRQDILLCGVYARSEAVFGNIDLARKVFDMALGSLEGLQLELQSNSPLLYFWYAEVELANCRGSSLESSSSRAVHILSCLGSGVKYSPFTDQPSSLQLLRAHQGFKERIRALRSGWARGDIKDHAVALICSAALFEDLTSGWAAGIKVLEEAFSMVLPERRHQSSQLESLYNYYIRMLQKHHKQLKLSAITESILQGLQIYPYNPKLFAAFMEISYLYTVPNKLRWIFDDFCHKKPSVIVWLFALSFEMGRGGSRHRIHGLFERALSNDMLHNSVILWRLYIAYEMDVASNPFAAKRIFFRAIHACPWSKKLWLDGFLKLNSILTAKELSDLQEVMRDKELHLRTDIYEILLQDEIES, from the exons ATGGAGGAAGCGGGAGAAACAGGAGAGATGAATGCGAGAGAAGCGGAAGAAGAACCCAAGCCTTCTCTATTccctcttttccctctctcagATTCCTCTCTACAGAGCACTTCCAAGGTCCCTCAATGGCTTTACAACCCCAGTTTCACCACAGACCTTTCCGTCGTCCAGGAATCTCTTGCTTCACGCGATAACATAACTTCTCAAGAacgagaagagggagaagatgaCGAGGAAATCCCCCAGGCGAAACCGCCGCCTTACGATTTGTTGAAATCTTCTGCATCGGATGAAGATCGAGATACTGAGTCCAGGCGCgaaaggaggggagagaagaacaagaagaaaaagcgCAAAAGGAGAAGATCGAGAGAACAGGCGGATGACGATTATTCTTCCAGGAAATCGGCTGTGCATGCTTGGGCGGGTTCCGACACTAAACCTGCCAAGGATTATTACTTCGATTCTCGCGGTGACCGTGATAATTTGGCCTTTGGAAGTCTCTACAG AATGGACGTTGCACGTTACAAGCTTCATAACTCTTCAAGATTATCTGAGTCTCACACTAAAGTTTGGAACCGGTGGAAAAACTGGGATTTGTTAGTGGATGGAGACGAAGATATTGATGCATTGGACGGTAAGTTAAGGTCCGGAGGGCGGTATTGGTCTACAAAATTTTCAGCTTTAGAACGCCATAGGGAATTTAAGCGTGTTCGAATCTTTGCTCTGGACAAGTCATTGATGGTTCCTGGAGAATTTATTCCTTTGGATGAAACTTCTAGTGAAAGTGCCGATGGTAGATCACCATCAAAGATGGAGGTGATTGAAGAGTCATGGGACGATGAAGTATTACGAAAAACTAAGGAGTTCAATAAGATCTCAAGGGAATGTCCTCACGATGAAAGGGTTTGGTTAGCCTTTGCAGAATTTCAGGATAAGATCGCAAGCAGACAGCCACAAAAAGCTGCTCGTTTACAGACGCTTGAGAAGAAGATAAGTATACTGGAGAAGGCCACTGAACTTAACCCGGATAATGAAGAACTATTGCTTTGTCTTCTGAAGGGTTATCAAAGAAGAGACAGCGCGGAAGTCCTCATTGAAAGATGGCAGAAAATACTTATGCAGCACTCTGGGAGTTGCAAGCTGTGGAAAGGGTTTCTGCATGTAATGGGAAGCGATTTCTCCAGATTTAAGGTTTCTGACATGAGAAGGATGTATGCCAATGCTATCCAGGCTCTATCTACCACATGTGCCAAGCTGTGTAGGcag GTCCATCAAACTGTTAAGCCACTGTCGGTTGATTCTTCTGTTGTTCAACTAGAACAAGGTCTAGTTGACATATTTGTCAGCCTTTGTAGGTTTGAATGGCAGGCGGGCTACCAAGAGTTAGCAACTGCATTATTTCAAGCTGAAATTGAGTGCAGCTTGTTTTGTCCTTCTTTACTTCTCACGGAGCAAAGTAAACAAAGATTATCTGAGCACTTCTGGAACAGTGAAGGTGCAAGGCTTGGTGAAGAAGGTGCTCTTGGATGGTCTACTTGGCTggaaaaagaggaggaaaatagGCAGAAAATTATTGCTGAGGAGTCTGCTCAAGAAAATGAAGGTGGTGGTTGGACAGGTTGGTCAGAGCCGCTGTCAAGAAATAACGTGACTAGTAAAGATTCAGATGATTTTGTAGAAGATGCTGTGGGTGTTAATGATGCTGGAGAGGAATTTGAGACAGAAGATGTCAAGCTGGAAGATGATATTGAAGATCTGCTAAAGAAGCTAGGCATTGATGTTGAGACTGGGGTTGAGGGTGAGGTCAAAGATACAGCTACCTGGACTAGATGGTCAGAAGAAGAATTATCACGAGATTCTGAGCAATGGATGCCTGTGCGTGAAAAATATG GGGCTTCACGTACAAATGACGCACTAGATAGAGAAGGTGATGAACAACTTTTGAGAGTTATTTTGTTTGAGGATGTTAGTGAGTTCCTTTTTTCCTTGTCCTCAGAAGAGGCTCGTTTCTCCCTTATATGCCAGTTCATCGATTTCTATGGTGGCAAGATTTCTTCATG GACATCCACAAACAGTTCAAGCTGGATCGAGAACAACATTAGCTTAGAGGCATTGCCGGATTCGATTTTAGAagatttgagaaaaattcatgaaGTTGTAAATAGAAGTGATGGCAGTTCAAGCAATTTCAATTTGGAGTTTCTCCTAGGCAGCTCTACTGATGTATCTAGGAGGACTAGTATGATGAAGTTTCTTCGGAATGCGATCTTACTTTGTTTGACTGCTTTTCCACGTAATCATATCATGGAAGAAGCTGCTCTTGCTGCTGAAGAATTGTTTATGACTAGAATGAACTCTTGTATCTGCACCGTTACTCCATCCAGGGCTTTAGCGAGGACCCTGTTGAAAAATGATCGGCAG GATATTTTACTTTGTGGAGTTTATGCACGGAGTGAGGCTGTTTTTGGGAATATTGATCTTGCTAGGAAGGTATTTGACATGGCGTTGGGTTCTCTTGAAGGGCTTCAGTTG GAACTTCAGTCAAATTCACCGCTTTTGTACTTTTGGTATGCTGAAGTGGAGCTTGCAAATTGTCGGGGAAGTAGTTTGGAATCATCCTCATCGCGTGCAGTACACATTCTATCGTGCTTAGGAAGCGGTGTGAAATATAGTCCATTTACAGATCAACCATCAAGTCTACAGCTGCTTAGAGCTCACCAAGGATTTAAAGAACGCATTAGAGCACTACGGTCAGGATGGGCGCGGGGGGATATAAAAGATCATGCAGTTGCCCTAATCTGTTCTGCTGCTTTATTTGAAGATTTGACTTCAGGATGGGCTGCAGGGATTAAAGTTCTAGAAGAGGCATTTTCGATGGTGCTTCCAG aaaGAAGACACCAGAGTTCTCAACTTGAATCTTTGTACAATTATTACATCAGAATGCTTCAGAAACATCATAAGCAATTGAAACTCTCAGCAATAACGGAGTCCATTCTACAAGGCTTGCAAATTTATCCTTATAATCCAAAGCTTTTTGCTGCTTTCATGGAAATCAGCTATCTTTATACCGTGCCCAATAAACTCCGATGGATATTTGATGACTTTTGTCACAA GAAACCGTCAGTTATTGTTTGGCTTTTCGCATTGTCTTTTGAGATGGGTAGAGGAGGCTCCCGGCATAGAATTCATGGTTTGTTCGAAAGGGCTTTATCAAATGATATGTTGCACAATTCGGTAATACTCTGGAGGCTCTACATTGCTTACGAGATGGATGTAGCATCCAATCCCTTTGCAGCGAAACGAATTTTCTTTAGAGCAATTCATGCTTGTCCATG GTCAAAAAAACTTTGGCTTGatggttttctcaaattgaacTCCATTTTAACTGCAAAAGAGCTGTCAGATCTTCAAGAAGTTATGCGTGATAAGGAGCTGCACCTGAGGACAGACATTTATGAGATTCTGTTACAGGATGAGATCGAGTCATGA